One Terriglobales bacterium DNA window includes the following coding sequences:
- the rplT gene encoding 50S ribosomal protein L20 translates to MPRVKRGTKRRAHRKKILKRASGYFLTKSKLHRSAKESVERALKFAYSGRRQKKRQFRSLWIVRIGAAARQHGMSYSQFIHGLKKSGVELDRKILADLAVKDPAAFSSLAQQAKTAGAA, encoded by the coding sequence ATGCCCCGCGTAAAACGTGGAACCAAGCGCCGCGCGCACCGCAAGAAGATCCTCAAGCGCGCCAGCGGCTACTTCCTGACCAAATCCAAGCTGCACCGTTCCGCCAAAGAATCGGTGGAGCGGGCGCTGAAGTTCGCCTACAGCGGCCGGCGGCAGAAGAAGCGCCAGTTCCGCTCGCTGTGGATCGTGCGCATCGGCGCCGCTGCCCGCCAGCACGGGATGAGCTACAGCCAGTTCATCCACGGGCTGAAGAAGAGCGGGGTGGAGCTCGACCGCAAGATCCTGGCCGACCTGGCGGTGAAGGACCCGGCGGCGTTCTCCAGCCTGGCCCAGCAAGCCAAAACGGCAGGGGCGGCGTAA
- the mtaB gene encoding tRNA (N(6)-L-threonylcarbamoyladenosine(37)-C(2))-methylthiotransferase MtaB: MGTFYLQNFGCRATQADGAALERQMLERGLARAAAPQDAGVVVLNTCTVTESADRDVRAAIRRIHRENPQCRILVTGCYAQRAPQELAALPGVRWVVGNSHKHQVAEVLAPSAGSFVPVGALSASSDHPITGTLDSQILVGDIFAFAHTELLAAPVFAAETASEKTRPNLKVQDGCDNRCSFCIIPAVRGQSRSLARAEALREVRALVAAGYREVVLSGINLGRWGRDFPKPERFEDLVRAVLEETGLERLRLSSVEPMDWTEELIDLVANEPRIAKHAHLPLQSGLDHILRAMHRKYRPWHYRERVEKIRRAMPLAAIGADVMVGFPGETDALFEESRAFIASLPFTYLHVFTYSSRPGTPSAAMSGQVPVQVARERNRILRELAAEKNRAFRESLVGRRLDAITLDRGDGESTEALTDNYLKMRLLGSHKANRWALVRVTGVSADGLTACIDRPAEKAYRRERGGNAEAAERRAGAVPVL, from the coding sequence GTGGGGACCTTCTATCTGCAAAACTTCGGATGCCGAGCCACGCAGGCGGATGGCGCCGCGCTGGAGCGCCAGATGCTGGAACGCGGGCTGGCACGCGCTGCCGCTCCCCAAGACGCCGGCGTGGTGGTCCTGAACACCTGCACTGTGACCGAATCGGCGGACCGGGACGTGCGCGCCGCCATCCGGCGCATCCATCGCGAGAATCCCCAGTGCCGAATCCTGGTGACCGGCTGCTACGCGCAGCGCGCGCCCCAGGAACTGGCGGCGCTGCCCGGCGTGCGCTGGGTGGTTGGCAACTCCCACAAGCATCAGGTGGCGGAGGTTCTCGCTCCCTCAGCGGGAAGCTTCGTTCCAGTTGGCGCGCTGTCTGCGTCTTCAGATCACCCGATTACTGGAACACTCGATTCCCAGATCCTCGTCGGCGACATCTTCGCTTTTGCTCACACCGAGCTGCTGGCCGCTCCGGTGTTCGCGGCCGAGACCGCGTCGGAGAAGACACGTCCCAACCTGAAGGTGCAGGACGGCTGCGACAACCGCTGCTCGTTCTGCATCATCCCGGCGGTGCGCGGGCAGAGCCGGTCGCTGGCGCGCGCCGAGGCGCTGCGCGAGGTGCGGGCACTGGTGGCGGCCGGATATCGCGAAGTGGTGCTCTCGGGTATCAACCTGGGGCGCTGGGGGCGCGACTTCCCCAAGCCGGAGCGCTTCGAGGACCTGGTGCGGGCCGTCCTGGAGGAAACGGGGTTGGAGAGGCTGCGGCTGAGCTCGGTCGAGCCCATGGACTGGACGGAGGAGTTGATCGACCTGGTGGCAAACGAGCCGCGCATCGCCAAGCACGCGCATCTGCCGCTGCAGTCGGGCTTGGACCACATCCTGCGTGCCATGCACCGCAAGTACCGGCCCTGGCACTACCGCGAGCGAGTGGAGAAGATCCGCCGGGCGATGCCGCTGGCCGCCATCGGCGCGGATGTGATGGTGGGCTTCCCCGGGGAGACGGATGCGCTGTTCGAAGAGAGCCGGGCATTCATCGCTTCCCTGCCCTTCACCTACCTGCACGTCTTCACCTACTCGTCGCGCCCGGGGACGCCCTCGGCTGCGATGTCCGGGCAGGTCCCGGTGCAGGTGGCGCGGGAGCGCAACCGCATCCTGCGGGAGCTGGCGGCGGAGAAGAACCGGGCGTTCCGCGAGTCGCTGGTGGGGCGGAGGCTCGACGCCATCACGCTCGACCGCGGCGACGGTGAATCCACCGAGGCCCTGACCGATAACTACCTGAAGATGCGACTGCTGGGGAGCCATAAGGCCAATCGCTGGGCCCTGGTGCGGGTAACAGGGGTCTCCGCGGATGGCTTGACGGCGTGTATCGACCGCCCGGCAGAAAAGGCCTACCGCAGAGAGCGCGGAGGGAACGCGGAGGCCGCTGAGAGGCGGGCCGGCGCGGTCCCCGTGTTATAA
- the rpmI gene encoding 50S ribosomal protein L35 translates to MPKLKTHKGAAKRFRKTASGRVKRGHAFTRHILTSKGTKQKRHLDKNTMVSKADQAKIKRMIPY, encoded by the coding sequence ATGCCGAAATTGAAGACACACAAGGGCGCGGCCAAGCGCTTCCGCAAGACCGCCAGTGGGCGGGTGAAGCGCGGGCACGCGTTCACGCGCCACATCCTGACCTCGAAGGGAACCAAGCAGAAGCGCCATTTGGACAAGAACACCATGGTCTCGAAAGCCGACCAGGCCAAGATCAAGCGGATGATTCCGTATTAG
- the rpsU gene encoding 30S ribosomal protein S21, with protein MAEVRLQEGESLENALRRFKRKVQQEDIIKEVKRHSYYLKPGEKSRLKQALARKRNRKKARRDQE; from the coding sequence TTGGCAGAAGTGAGATTGCAGGAGGGCGAGTCCCTGGAGAACGCCCTTCGCCGCTTCAAGCGCAAAGTCCAGCAAGAGGACATCATCAAGGAGGTCAAGCGTCACTCCTATTACCTCAAGCCGGGCGAGAAATCGCGCCTGAAGCAGGCTCTGGCACGCAAGCGCAACCGGAAGAAGGCGCGCCGGGACCAGGAATAA
- the infC gene encoding translation initiation factor IF-3, whose amino-acid sequence MNERIRAREVRVIGDDGEQLGIMPPFEALKAARAKSLDLVEISPTANPPVCRILDYGKYLYDLEKKERSARKHQKVIVLKEVKFSINVDEHDYEFKKNNVIRFLSDGDKVKASLRFRGREMSHRDLGRGVIERLIKDVGDKGIVEFQPRMEGNTLHAILAPKK is encoded by the coding sequence ATGAACGAGCGCATCCGCGCGCGCGAAGTACGCGTGATCGGCGATGATGGAGAACAGCTCGGGATCATGCCGCCCTTCGAGGCGCTGAAGGCGGCCCGGGCCAAGAGCCTCGACCTGGTAGAGATCTCCCCCACGGCCAACCCTCCGGTGTGCCGCATCCTGGATTATGGGAAGTACCTCTACGACCTGGAGAAGAAGGAGCGCTCCGCCAGGAAGCACCAGAAGGTCATCGTCCTCAAGGAAGTGAAGTTCAGCATCAACGTGGACGAGCATGACTACGAGTTCAAGAAGAACAACGTGATCCGCTTCCTCTCCGATGGCGACAAGGTGAAAGCCAGCCTGCGCTTCCGGGGGCGGGAGATGAGCCACCGCGACCTGGGGCGCGGCGTGATCGAACGCCTGATCAAGGACGTGGGCGACAAAGGAATCGTCGAGTTCCAGCCGCGCATGGAAGGCAATACGCTGCACGCGATCCTGGCGCCGAAGAAATAG
- a CDS encoding CxxC-x17-CxxC domain-containing protein, whose protein sequence is MKCVDCGADFIFTAGEQLFFHDKQFKNEPKRCKACKNKRATGVGASGGTHSKVETQAVCSQCGKETTVPFKPTQGRPVFCRECFQHRRTVPTQAQA, encoded by the coding sequence TTGAAGTGCGTGGACTGCGGGGCCGACTTCATTTTCACCGCCGGCGAGCAGCTCTTCTTCCACGACAAGCAGTTCAAGAACGAGCCTAAACGCTGCAAGGCCTGCAAGAACAAGCGGGCTACGGGTGTGGGCGCTTCCGGCGGCACGCACTCCAAGGTGGAGACCCAGGCCGTATGCTCGCAGTGCGGGAAAGAAACCACCGTACCCTTCAAGCCCACTCAGGGGCGTCCGGTGTTCTGCCGCGAGTGCTTCCAACATCGCAGGACCGTGCCCACCCAGGCTCAGGCCTGA
- a CDS encoding alpha/beta hydrolase-fold protein — translation MSKLFIAISFGFLLIGCCVPTPACAQEGSNQLPIRSPRVVALEKQLESGDVAALDSFWSEIKQQGAPLVEPISGDDKHVLVTFLWRGGRETKNVGLFSDLLGAAEAPEKNLLVNLPGTNVWFKTYAVRKGGRFAYYLSPNDSLLPYDQRKGKDWDTLQPDPLNPRHFVTHYEQRDKVSSLVELPGAAPVPAWLGARPDVPSGRTEVQHLSSKILGNERRFWVYTPPGYTADGKPYDLLVLFDGGAYARTIPTATIIENLLAAGRIHPLVVLMVDQKNRNIELTCNEAFNEFLVRELMPWVHEHYHVSSNPAETIVGGFSARGLAAAFAALRHPEIFGNVLSLSGYFSWDPREDQAVDEEDLEWEWIIRQFAASPQLPLRFTLTVGLFERFHREKLPDMPTLLQSNRHMRDVLLAKGYPLNYREVPGGHEVYAFELALPDALMSVVGTRARDK, via the coding sequence ATGTCAAAGCTGTTCATCGCAATTTCATTTGGTTTCCTTCTAATAGGTTGTTGCGTTCCGACGCCTGCCTGCGCACAAGAGGGCAGCAACCAATTGCCGATTCGCAGTCCGCGTGTCGTCGCTCTGGAGAAGCAATTAGAGTCCGGGGACGTGGCCGCGCTCGACAGTTTCTGGAGTGAGATCAAGCAGCAAGGTGCCCCACTGGTGGAACCCATTTCAGGCGATGACAAACATGTCCTCGTGACGTTTCTCTGGCGTGGCGGGAGGGAAACCAAAAACGTCGGTCTTTTCTCGGATCTTCTCGGCGCCGCCGAAGCACCGGAGAAAAACCTGTTGGTAAATTTGCCGGGCACTAACGTCTGGTTCAAGACCTACGCGGTCCGCAAAGGCGGCCGCTTCGCTTATTACCTCTCGCCTAACGACTCGCTGCTTCCCTATGATCAGCGCAAGGGCAAGGACTGGGACACGTTGCAGCCGGATCCGCTAAATCCGCGCCACTTCGTGACGCACTATGAGCAACGCGATAAGGTCAGTTCTCTCGTGGAACTTCCCGGCGCGGCTCCTGTCCCCGCATGGCTCGGGGCGCGGCCGGATGTCCCAAGCGGACGCACCGAGGTGCAACACCTGAGCAGCAAGATTCTCGGCAACGAACGCCGCTTCTGGGTCTACACACCGCCTGGCTACACTGCGGACGGCAAACCTTACGACCTTTTGGTGCTCTTTGACGGCGGGGCGTACGCCAGGACGATTCCAACTGCGACCATCATCGAAAACCTCCTGGCGGCTGGCCGCATTCATCCCCTAGTTGTTTTGATGGTAGACCAGAAAAATCGCAATATTGAACTGACCTGCAATGAGGCCTTCAACGAGTTTTTGGTTCGTGAACTGATGCCGTGGGTGCACGAACACTACCACGTCTCCTCGAATCCTGCCGAGACGATTGTCGGAGGCTTCAGCGCCCGCGGGCTCGCGGCGGCTTTTGCTGCGCTGCGGCATCCCGAAATCTTTGGAAATGTTCTCTCGCTATCAGGGTATTTCTCCTGGGACCCAAGGGAAGACCAGGCGGTAGATGAGGAGGACCTTGAGTGGGAGTGGATCATCCGGCAATTCGCTGCAAGCCCCCAATTACCGCTCCGGTTCACCCTCACGGTGGGCCTGTTTGAACGCTTTCACCGTGAAAAACTTCCGGACATGCCCACCTTGCTTCAGTCCAACCGGCACATGCGAGACGTCCTGCTCGCAAAGGGATACCCGCTCAACTACAGAGAGGTGCCAGGCGGCCACGAGGTTTATGCTTTCGAACTTGCGCTGCCCGATGCTCTGATGTCGGTCGTCGGTACGCGTGCTCGGGATAAATAA
- a CDS encoding DUF2252 family protein, giving the protein MTIPMSTIAERREFGKSRRQVVHRVDQCEWKTAKNRPDAVDLLVVASEDRIAELLPIRWTRMAASPLGFFRGNVPLMAFDLAQLPTTGIEVQICGDAHVRNLGVFASPTGALVFDINDFDETMPGPWEWDLKRLAASLVLAGRAAG; this is encoded by the coding sequence ATGACGATTCCGATGTCTACCATTGCCGAACGTCGCGAGTTCGGTAAGTCGCGCCGCCAAGTCGTGCATCGCGTGGATCAGTGCGAGTGGAAGACGGCGAAGAACCGTCCCGATGCAGTGGACCTGCTGGTCGTCGCCAGCGAGGACCGGATCGCCGAGTTATTGCCAATTCGCTGGACGCGGATGGCGGCTTCGCCGCTCGGATTCTTTCGCGGGAATGTGCCGCTGATGGCATTCGATCTGGCACAGCTGCCCACGACCGGTATCGAGGTTCAGATCTGCGGTGACGCCCACGTGCGCAACCTGGGCGTGTTCGCCTCGCCCACCGGCGCTCTCGTCTTCGACATCAACGATTTCGATGAGACTATGCCAGGCCCATGGGAGTGGGACCTCAAGCGGCTCGCCGCGAGTCTGGTGCTGGCCGGGCGCGCTGCAGG